ACTAAGATTCTTTTGGTTTGACGCTATTTATGCGTTTATCTTGATAACAATTGGTGGAGGATTGCAGTAAGCTCAAAGAGCGTCGTTGTGTTAAGGTAGAATTAAGTTAAATCCCTCTTAAACTCTCTATTCTAGACCGAGGGTGCCAGCTACCAAGGAATGCATTTCACTTCCGAAAGAACCCCTCAAACACTTACTTTTTGGGCGCAAAAATCTCGACCGAGGTGGTTAGCGGGCTAGGGCATCGAACCTCTGTTAAAAATCGTCGCTAAGACGGTTTTTTTGATAGAGCGATATTATAGAGAAAGAATCTCAATTTTTTCCACACGCGTGCCTCTTTATTTATATTTTCAGATCAGCTATCATTAAATTAATTGCTCAAATGTTTAATCGTTGTTTTTTATGCTCATATCCCCCAAAGATATTCTACAAGCAAAAAAAATGCTCCTGGGGCACACTCACCAGATTCAAGAGAAAAGTAGATTCTACGAAATATTTTCCGACCCCACTCGTTTTAAGATAATTTTTCTTTTGCAGAAATACAAGGAATTATGCGCCACTGATATCGCTCATGTGCTTGGAATTAGCGTAAGCGCGGTTTCACATCAAGCAAGGATAATCGAGAGTGCCGGAATCATAAACAGAGTGCGTATGGGGAAAATGATTTGCTACAAAGTGAGAGAACATGATTCTTTAGTAAAAAGATTTGTAAAGATTACACATTAAAGAAAACAATTGAGGTCGAGAGGTCGATATAATTAAATCTAATATTCAAAAAAACATGGAAGAGAAAAAAGTAACTATCTATACCACTCCTACGTGCGTATATTGCAAATCAGCAAAAGAGTTTTTTCAAGAGAA
This window of the Patescibacteria group bacterium genome carries:
- a CDS encoding winged helix-turn-helix transcriptional regulator; the protein is MLISPKDILQAKKMLLGHTHQIQEKSRFYEIFSDPTRFKIIFLLQKYKELCATDIAHVLGISVSAVSHQARIIESAGIINRVRMGKMICYKVREHDSLVKRFVKITH